The following proteins are co-located in the Vigna angularis cultivar LongXiaoDou No.4 chromosome 2, ASM1680809v1, whole genome shotgun sequence genome:
- the LOC108327079 gene encoding adenylylsulfatase HINT3: MSVQARRLAVFCAHLNPTRLPPDPPALFLSPSLCAPHSEAENRTLQDDCVFCNIIRGQLPSLKLYEDDTCLCILDTSPLSHGHSLIIPKSHFPSLDATPPSVVAAMFSKVPFISNAIMKATGCSSFNLLVNNGAAAGQVIYHTHVHIIPRKAYDCLWASESLLRRRVNLDDEKVSQLAARIQKQLLPSDMSQESKNENFCSCKS, from the exons ATGTCCGTTCAGGCACGACGGCTTGCCGTTTTCTGCGCCCATCTTAACCCGACCCGATTACCTCCGGATCCTCCCGCTCTATTTCTTTCGCCTTCCCTCTGTGCTCCTCATTCCGAAGCCGAAAACCGCACTCTGCAAGACGATTGCGTTTTCTGCAACATTATTCGTGGCCAATTACCATCTTTGAAG CTTTATGAAGATGACACGTGCCTATGCATACTGGATACAAGTCCGCTGAGTCATGG GCACTCCCTCATTATCCCAAAATCTCATTTTCCTTCTCTGGATGCTACTCCTCCATCA GTGGTAGCTGCAATGTTTTCAAAAGTTCCCTTCATTAGCAATGCAATCATGAAGGCTACTGGCTGCA GTTCATTCAACCTGTTGGTCAACAATGGGGCAGCTGCTGGCCAAGTAATATACCAT ACACATGTTCACATAATTCCCCGTAAAGCATACGATTGTTTATGGGCTTCtgag AGTTTGCTAAGGCGACGCGTTAATTTAGATGATGAGAAAGTTTCTCAGCTTGCAGCTCGTATTCAGAAGCAGTTATTGCCATCTGACATGAGCCAGGAAAGCAAGAATGAAAATTTTTGTTCATGTAAAAGTTAG
- the LOC108326892 gene encoding pentatricopeptide repeat-containing protein At1g74600, chloroplastic: MFLSFGFELLIQCLVDMVMMLSPFRMILMNYLINKKFNWKSSQLANRFSSSLAFVENPFGSCAKHEEKSTFSNPLSFLRDYKFSGKNVRNTEILHAHLLKTCDLQSDIFSMNTLLDWYCKSADMVIAYKLFDTIALPNLVSWNIMISGCDHNSMFEKSLEMFRRMHFRGVEPDEFSYGSVLSACSALQAPIFGKQVYALVTKNGFLSSGYVQTRMVDLFSKNCNFKEALRFFYDASRDNVACWNAIISVAVKSGESSVALNLFRQMHHASVMPNSYTFPSLLTACGALKELHIGRGVHGRAIKCGATDVFVETSIVDFYAKFGGMNEAFRQFSQMQVHNVFSWTAIICGFVQEDDIIFALKLFKNMRAIGQETNNYTLTSVLSACAKPGMIKEAGEIHSLVLKLGFNVDPKVGTALIHMYAKIGELGLSELAFSEIKNKKDQCTWAAMLSSFAQNQNSRRAVELFLLMFGEGVKPDEYCISSVLSIMNCLFLGSQINGYTLKSGLVADVSVGCSLLTMYSKCGCLEESYKVFQQIPAKDCVSWSSMISGFVEHGYAYRSLQLFKEMLYQEIEPDNITLTSTLAACSDLCVLKTGKEIHGYALRLGIGTNIVVGGALVNMYSKCGGLNIARTVFDMLPQKDAFALSSLVSGYAQKGLIDESLLLFCEMCRTDMTVDAFTISSILGGAAVLYRPDIGAQLHAYTEKLGVRADVSIGSSLVTMYSKCGSIEDCQKAFDDVKKPDLIGWTSIIVSYAQHGKGAEALAAYELMRKQGVQPDAVTFVGILLACSHSGLVEEAFFYLNSMCQDYNIKPGYRHYACLIDLLGRSGRLREAESFINKMLVEPDALIWGILLAACKVHGDFELGKLAAKKILELGPSDAGVYVSFSNICADVGQWEEVTKIRNSLKGKGMKKEPGWSLL, translated from the coding sequence ATGTTTTTGAGTTTTGGATTTGAATTGCTGATTCAGTGTTTGGTAGATATGGTGATGATGTTATCCCCCTTCCGTATGATCCTTATGAATTATCTAATCAATAAAAAGTTCAACTGGAAAAGTTCGCAACTTGCTAACAGATTCTCCTCTTCCCTCGCTTTTGTGGAAAACCCATTTGGTTCATGTGCAAAACATGAAGAAAAGTCCACATTTTCCAACCCACTTAGTTTCTTACGTGATTACAAGTTTTCAGGGAAGAATGTTAGGAACACGGAAATCTTGCATGCCCATTTGCTTAAAACATGTGATTTACAATCTGATATCTTCTCCATGAACACTTTGCTCGATTGGTATTGCAAATCTGCTGACATGGTTATTGCCTACAAGCTGTTTGATACAATTGCTCTTCCTAATCTTGTTTCTTGGAACATCATGATATCCGGTTGTGACCATAATTCAATGTTTGAGAAGTCCCTGGAGATGTTTCGCAGAATGCATTTTCGTGGTGTTGAGCCTGACGAGTTTAGTTATGGAAGTGTTCTTTCAGCCTGTAGTGCTCTGCAAGCACCAATATTTGGCAAGCAAGTTTATGCACTTGTAACGAAGAATGGCTTTCTTTCCAGTGGTTATGTTCAGACTCGAATGGTGGatttgttttcaaaaaattGTAACTTTAAGGAGGCTTTAAGGTTTTTCTATGATGCTTCGCGTGATAATGTGGCATGTTGGAATGCTATTATTTCCGTGGCAGTTAAAAGTGGAGAAAGCTCGGTTGCTTTGAATCTGTTTCGCCAAATGCACCATGCATCTGTAATGCCAAATAGTTATACATTTCCCAGCCTCTTAACAGCATGTGGTGCTCTTAAAGAGTTGCATATTGGGAGAGGAGTTCATGGGCGGGCAATCAAATGCGGTGCGACAGATGTCTTTGTGGAGACTTCTATTGTTGATTTCTATGCAAAATTTGGAGGTATGAATGAAGCTTTTAGACAATTTTCCCAAATGCAAGTTCACAATGTGTTTTCCTGGACTGCAATCATTTGTGGATTTGTGCAAGAGGATGATATCATTTTTGCactaaagcttttcaaaaatatgAGAGCAATAGGGCAGGAAACAAATAACTATACTCTTACTAGTGTACTTTCTGCATGTGCAAAACCCGGGATGATTAAGGAGGCTGGTGAAATTCATTCCTTGGTATTAAAATTAGGGTTCAATGTGGATCCTAAGGTTGGAACTGCTTTGATCCATATGTATGCAAAAATAGGAGAACTTGGACTATCCGAGTTAGCCTTTAgtgagattaaaaataaaaaggatcaGTGCACATGGGCAGCCATGTTGTCTTCTTTTGCACAGAACCAAAATTCTAGAAGGGCAGTTGAGTTGTTCCTTTTAATGTTCGGAGAAGGTGTGAAACCTGATGAATATTGTATTAGTAGTGTGTTAAGCATTATGAACTGCTTATTTCTAGGATCACAGATAAATGGTTACACTTTGAAGTCTGGGTTAGTTGCTGACGTTTCTGTTGGCTGCTCACTTTTAACAATGTATTCAAAGTGTGGTTGTTTAGAAGAATCTTATAAAGTTTTTCAGCAAATTCCAGCCAAAGACTGTGTTTCATGGTCCTCCATGATTTCTGGTTTTGTAGAGCATGGGTATGCATATCGATCTCTTCAGCTATTTAAAGAAATGCTATATCAAGAAATTGAACCTGATAACATTACCTTAACCTCTACTTTAGCTGCATGTTCTGATCTTTGTGTCTTAAAGACTGGCAAAGAAATTCATGGTTATGCTCTCCGTTTAGGAATAGGAACAAACATAGTTGTTGGCGGTGCACTTGTAAACATGTATTCAAAATGTGGAGGCTTGAACATAGCAAGGACAGTGTTTGATATGCTGCCACAAAAGGATGCGTTTGCTCTTTCTTCCTTGGTCTCAGGTTATGCTCAAAAGGGTCTAATTGACGAGtcacttttgttattttgtgaAATGTGCCGAACTGATATGACAGTTGATGCCTTCACAATTTCATCCATTCTTGGGGGTGCTGCAGTTTTGTATCGGCCAGACATTGGAGCACAACTGCATGCCTACACTGAAAAATTGGGCGTTCGAGCAGATGTATCTATTGGTAGTTCACTAGTGACAATGTACTCAAAATGTGGGAGTATCGAGGATTGTCAGAAAGCATTTGATGATGTTAAGAAGCCTGATCTGATAGGTTGGACATCCATCATAGTGAGCTATGCTCAGCATGGTAAGGGTGCAGAGGCTTTAGCTGCTTATGAACTTATGAGAAAACAAGGAGTCCAGCCTGATGCCGTAACTTTTGTTGGGATCCTATTGGCATGTAGTCATAGTGGGCTGGTTGAAGAAGCCTTCTTTTATCTCAATTCGATGTGTCAAGATTACAACATTAAGCCAGGTTATCGTCATTATGCTTGTCTTATTGATCTTCTTGGTCGATCAGGTAGACTGAGGGAGGCTGAAAGTTTCATCAACAAGATGCTTGTTGAGCCTGATGCTTTAATATGGGGAATTTTGCTTGCTGCTTGCAAGGTCCATGGTGATTTTGAGCTTGGCAAGTTAGCAGCCAAAAAGATATTGGAATTGGGGCCAAGTGATGCTGGAGTTTATGTGTCATTTTCAAATATCTGTGCAGATGTAGGACAGTGGGAAGAAGTCACAAAGATTAGAAACTCATTGAAGGGAAAAGGGATGAAGAAGGAGCCTGGTTGGAGCCTTTTGTGA